One stretch of Mangifera indica cultivar Alphonso chromosome 9, CATAS_Mindica_2.1, whole genome shotgun sequence DNA includes these proteins:
- the LOC123225971 gene encoding ethylene-responsive transcription factor 2-like, translating into MFFSSLSSCLTEHWGDLPLKVDDSEDMIIYNSLRDAVNSGWSPLDFTTTTTAIKAEPREELEPEREPVASNYITESVSKKEKIVKGRHYRGVRQRPWGKFAAEIRDPAKNGARLWLGTYATAEEAALAYDRAAYRIRGSRALLNFPHRVGSNEPEPVRVTAKRSVTQGID; encoded by the coding sequence ATGTTCTTCAGCAGTCTGAGTTCTTGCTTAACGGAGCACTGGGGTGACTTGCCATTAAAAGTTGACGACTCCGAGGACATGATCATCTACAACTCCCTCCGTGATGCTGTTAATTCTGGGTGGTCTCCCCTAGATTTTACTACAACGACGACGGCGATAAAAGCTGAGCCGAGGGAAGAGCTTGAGCCTGAGCGAGAGCCTGTGGCTTCAAATTACATAACTGAAAGTGTTAGCAAAAAGGAAAAGATTGTCAAGGGGAGACATTACAGAGGGGTGAGGCAAAGGCCGTGGGGGAAGTTTGCGGCGGAGATAAGAGACCCGGCTAAGAATGGCGCCAGACTATGGCTTGGAACGTATGCAACGGCTGAGGAAGCGGCTTTGGCTTATGATCGAGCAGCTTATAGGATTCGTGGCTCGAGGGCGTTGCTGAATTTTCCTCACCGGGTTGGTTCTAATGAGCCGGAGCCCGTGAGAGTGACGGCCAAGCGTTCAGTTACACAAGGAATCGACTAA